The window TTATCTCATTGCTCACTCCCTTAACGCAAAAGAtaccgtttgttaaaaaaaataataataaataaatagattcaagcaataattaataaatgaatttCTAATTAtgattaatgatttttttttattttttatttttatttttttaatgtgtgtAAGTAATGAGTTTGGTTaaagttttcctttaattttattaattcttCGATATTAATTTTAAGGATCAACTAAATTGTACAAGAAATGTCTCATATGTGTTCCGGACGTTCAAACTTGAATTAGCAGAATTAGTAAATTATTTAAAGTCGTGAAAATTCCCACTAAATTAAATTAGTAGAACTTCGTCCAAACTACAATAGTCGCAATCATAACTACACAATCAAAGGAGATGATGCCACGGAGCTTTGTTCCCCTCCATACTTAATGTCTCACAATGAATCACATATGCATTTTGACGTGAACTAAACAACAAGAAGTTCATCTAAACTACAAAAGGAGGGAGGTTAGCTCCGAAATATGGTGAGCTTGGCCTCAAAACCCAGTGAGAAGCGTTTCTCAGAAAACAACAAAGATGATAATCCAAATTTTACATTGTCATTTTGTGTTTGGTTGAACCGCAGTAAAGTAGAAGCCATAGTCCAAACTTGacctttcttctttctcctaTCATAGGTCGTTCATTTCTGCTCATAAAATCCCAGACCACAACAAGCACTGCAATTATTACCTGGTCCAACTTCAATTCCCCGAAACTACAATGTATGTCATTTCAAGTAAATGATCCTTACACTCCGGGGTGTGCAATCGCGTAGTCAGGATTTTTAAATAATGGGTCAtaatatcaacaaaaaaatttcataaagcTATTTCGTCAAGCACTTAGTAAACACTTGTCAATTCCTGTCAATATGCACCGGAAGTTTATGCCACCGTATGTCGACAACTAATATTACTTGTAGAGATTTGTTGAGAGTGGATGCAAGATACTATGGAGTAATTTTGAAGATTGCCAAGGTTTTTCAACTAAGGTATTTcatacaaaaagaaagaaaatgaagacagatatgataaaagaaaatagtAGTAGAAGAGGaggttgtaatttagtttgtcttagttgTTTATATAGGTCAAATACACTGTACAAACAAATACACATAGGATTTTTGAAGTTATTAGGGTCAAAGACAACCTAAGACCCATCTATCACACTTGTGGTGTGTATAAGTGAAGGTTTGGAATATATAAAGAAATCGGAAGTGCTGCCAAATTGAAAAACTTTGGTCAATATAAAATCACATGACTATTCTTATGTCATTGTTGAAGAGTGTATTCTGGTGTGACGATCGATCACACGCTAAAACATTAGATTTTTGTGTATGTTGTGAATCAGTGTCACAATGGTAATATTAATAATGTGCAGATTATTAACTTGtaattttaaaacattatttCCCTCTAGGTGTCAAGTAgggcattttcttcaattgTTAGATGCGGAGAGAGAGATACATACGATGCTTCTTCTTGTAGCTATTATGTTTCTGGTTATCACCTACTTACAATTTTTCAACTAGTAACTTGAATGGCTAACCACTTGAAACTTGATCCTGCATTCATCTCGAGGTAGGCCGAGAACCAACAGATCTAcgtctttgtttttaatgttcaattttttttatcagcTTAGTTAATTAAAAACATTCATTTTTATATTCGAGATTTCGAGTTCAATTTTCCATCCCCTCATTATAATttgtaaatataaaagaagaaaaaaattactttttaaaGTAATATCGAATTTGTTACAAAATTCTCTCTTTTGTTGGTTATGTTTGGAGAAAAGCGAACTCTAAATGTATTCTTATATTAACTCATTATCTGCATGTGGTTAATATCCTTGTAGATTggattttgagtgtttttaccCATGCGCTTTAAGTTTGAAATTCTATCATTCTCTAAATTAATGTACTAATTTATCTATGTTCTTAATAatagtaaataaaaataacttattATCTCACAATGTATCATAGTTTGGAATGACCAAAGAGTTTAATTTTACACCATCTTACGAATATAACTAAACCAATCATGAACTGGACTTCAATTAATCATTGAGGCTTTGCTTTGATTGATCACTAAGGCTTTGCTTCGATTTGATCACTGAGGCTTCCCACATCCGCCTTCAAGCTAACGAGGAAGTACACCGCCTTGGTCGTCTCGTTCCGGAATTCGGATTTTTTCCGGATCTCTTATATCAAATTCATCAAATCTATCAATATgggtatttaaaatttaattcaatgactaaaattattataacttttaaagggggtTTCTGTTTATgactgttgaatcaaatttcaaagatccgaATTGATGAATTAGGTGGATTTAATGGAAGGGATCCGAATGATCCCTTTCCCTTCATTCCGGCTATGATTTCACATTGTTCAAGAAACCCCCTCTGTAATTTGTGATCTACTTATGGGGTCTCCTCCAGTCATTGTACTCAGTAGCCTTTTAGCCTTTTAATGAATCTATGCTtcttattttaaaacaaaaaaaagaaataaattatgAACTTGATTTCTTTTAggataatgttattcatacactTATTGTTATTTGTCACACATCCTTATTAACTTCggtcattgattttttttaattcattcaaccTAATAgtcgaaaattaagaaatatgtGTAAGAAGTATAAAtagatgtgtgaataacactatcctTCTTTTATACAAGTGATATGTGAAGTGGCGAAAATCAAATCCTTAACCGCAAATGCAAGGATACACGCTGCTTGGTTACTTGAACTAAAATCTCTTTGCTATGATCTTGAGATCATGCGACAATGATTTGCATTAGTGGGTTGCAAATTTATAAGCTGAAATCTGATGGATCATCACTTGTTTGAAAGTTGCCACCGAAATATAAATGGGTTATTACCAATCAACATCATACCTAAATCAATTCGAGATTATGCCCACTCTAATTACCAAATCAATTCCTTCCCAATACAAGTTTCGAAACATCCCCATGTTCATTATGACACGAAGTGGGTCCATGTCCCTTCTTCCCTCACCAAAATGACCGTAATACCCTCACCCGTTCCACTCTTGTGAACCATGCCCACATTGTAAAAACTGTATATGGTCTGGGTTATAAAAGTAAAAGCACAAAATTCTAATTTCCACCCCGAAGTGTCGGTTCGTAAACACATGCATCCACGTGTCAGCTTGATGAAGGCGTAAGCCAGACAACGGGACCCCAACGACTGCCGTAGATCATGGCGCACTTTAGCATCTTTGGCTCTACTAAACCGATTATGCACTCTACACTCCCCCGCTTAAACCCTTCTGCTAACAAGTCCACAATAGAAGCTGTACGAAACCCTTATTCAGTGGCCGCAAAACGACACCGTTAAGAACCCAACCCTGTCGCATTTGCCATTTCCAATACTCTCCTCTGAGCTTCCTCCAATGTCGAAACCCTATACCAGAACCAGGCCTTCTTCCTGGGTCGCCGACAGCCTGCTCTTCTTCGGCGGCGCATTTCTCGCTCTTCTCCTCTTCCTCACTCTCCGGACCTTCGTAAGCCCTTCTTCCATCCCCAATTTCAGTCGGACGGTAACTCCGCCGCCGACCGCCGCCGAACCTGATCAATGCGCCGACGACGATAACCTGCGCCTGGACCCGACGAACCAGACCTTCTACGACGACCGGGAGGTCCGGTACACGCTCGGGCAGCCGGTTCAGGACTGGGACGAGAAGCGGCGGCAGTGGCTGCTGCACCACCCCTCGTTGGCGGCGGGAGCCGAGGGAAGGATTCTGATGGTGACGGGATCCCAGCCGTCCGCGTGTCGAAATCCTATCGGCGATCACCTGCTATTGAGATTCTTCAAGAACAAGGTGGATTACTGTAGAATCCACGAACACGAAATCTTCTACAACAACGCGTTGCTGCACCCGCGGATGGGGAGATACTGGGCCAAGCTCCCCGTAATCCGGGCCGCCATGGTGGCCCACCCGGAGGCCGAGTGGATCTGGTGGGTCGACTCGGACGCGTTGTTCACCGACATGGAGTTCAAGCTCCCGCTGGACCGGTACAAGAACCACAACTTCGTCGTCCACGGGTGGACCCACCTCGTCATGGAGACGCACAGCTGGACCGGGCTCAACGCCGGCGTGTTCCTAATCCGGAACTCCCAGTGGGCCATGGACTTTCTCGAGGTGTGGGCCAGCATGGGCCCGCAGACTCCGGACTACGAGAAATGGGGGGAGACCCTCCGGTCAACGTTCAAGGACAAGGCGTTCCCGGAGTCGGACGATCAGACGGGCCTCGCTTACTTGATATACAAGGAGAAGGATAAATGGGCGGACAAGATTTATATGGAGAGCGAGTACTATTTCGAAGGGTACTGGGCGGAGATTGTGGGGACGCTGGATAAGATCGAGGCCAGGTACGCGGagatagagagaggggaggaggaCAGTGCAGTGCGTTTAAGGAGGCGGCACGCGGAAAAGGTTAGTGAGCAGTACGGTGCGTTTAGGGAGGAGTACTTGCGTGAGGCCGGGTATGGTAAGGGAAGCTGGAGGCGGCCGTTCGTCACGCACTTTACCGGATGCCAGCCTTGCAGCGGGGCCCACAATGAAATGTATTCCGGGGAGTCGTGCTGGGACGGGATGCGGAAGGCGCTGAATTTCGCGGATAACCAGGTGCTCCGTAAATATGGGTACGTGCACCCGAGCACAGGGGATAGTGCGGCCACTCCGGTGCCGTTTGATTACCCGGCCGAGTTCTGAAAAGGTGCGCATTAGCATAGAGCTTTTTGATTGATTGCTTTTTGCTTTTGGAAAAATTTGTTTGATGAAGACacggatggtacatcacgtatttttatataagtgatgagaaattttattttttaagttattaacttttttaacacacatatctcattaTTTATATAGTAACACGTATATACCATTCCTGTAtgacggtcacactgaaaaatcttttttGCTTTTGGGGGTTTGGCTTTTGTAAAgctgaattaattaattaagggaaCTGTTAAggacactttaaaaatctcattttctttccaaatataaaaaacttgaaatgtaaaatgagatttttagaatccCAATAACaatttggttaattaattagctaaatTATGGTTGATTGGAGTATGATGAGATGAAAGCAGTTGACTTGGACTAAATTCTATACATGGCAACTACGAAGGTACCTAAAATATTGGATGATTGTTCTGAGTTTGGAAGTTAAGTTGCCCATGTCAAATGTTTGTAGGGCAGCtgttgatgatgatgacaaATTGGGAAAAACCCTAATGAAATCTTAATTGTTGTCAGGAATAAGGATGAatgtaattgttttttttaatgggaAATTTAAGACTTGTAAGTTATATCAAACACGAAagaaacacatttatttttgttagtttCTCATGATTGTTTTATTAGGGATTTTGTGTCACATAGCTACCTTACCTACCCCTTTTTATTTTGGCATTGTATCAATTCATTCAAAACGATAGCATCTACACTTAAGGAGTGGGCTAAGCTTTACAATTCCTGGCCATAATGATGTGGTTTAACTTCACATTTAACGAGAATCAaatttaagatctctcactAACAAGTGAAGAGGAAACCACTAGACTACGTACTAAGGAGCGAGAGACTTGCTTCTTAATCAGAAATATTGACAGATTTGCATAATTAATGACTTTATGTTGGGGCATTTCTAGATAGAGTTTGGTGGATTCAAAATAAATGACTTTATTGAAGTTTATGatggttttttttccttcatgttTTGATGGCAGGAGCTTATATGGAGGAGGCACTTTCACGTCACATAGGAGACACTTTAATCTCTATTTTATGTTGAGATTTTCTTCTACATTATTTCTCCCCCTCCTACTTCTTACTCTATttacatacgtacatatatatatattggagaTGTATATATAAGTTATGAGTGCATCTCTCCCTTCCCTTTCGCCTCTGATTTCTATGGATGTACTTCTTGTAAATTCACATATCACTATGCAATAAATTTGGTTCACAAAACTCGCAAGCTCCCACAACTTACAGCCTCTTTACCATTCTAGCCGAAATTTAGCAATACCAAGACTTGTGCCAAAGAACGAACTAGCTCTTAATTCATTGGTACATGTTTTAAGTTTGAAACACCCCGCTATCTTCCCTTTGCTAtaacaagaaaaaataaatacaagaaaatgaaaaaacttAGATGTGATGAATGTAGGACATCAAACGACATTGCACAAAACTGGCAAGTGGCAACGGTACAACTCCTAATCAATGTTCTTGTTCGATATCTAGGATTAGAATGcattgtcacttagtactacgatctagtggtgttcctcttcacttgtaagtagaAGGTCTTAGATTCAACTCTcaccaaaagcaaatttgaattacattattgctagctcattgtgaggccaAGCCTATTCCCTTCCCGTAGTGTAGCCaacatcatttgttcaaaataataataataataataataataataataataatacaagtTCAATGAGTATTAAGGGTGGAGGTGGATTTTGAGGAGATTAGACATGAATCAAACTTCTCCCTTCTAATCCTACCATCTTATAGAGATTGGGACCGATAGTATTCTTAATAAGTAATTTATCATCCATCTTCAAGTTGGACataacttttttatttcttctttcaacATATCTTGAATATAGTGGattatttattcaatccaatctTAGACATGAAACGAGACTAATAAATTGAAGGTAGAAGATACATTCGTAAGTTACTCCTTTTATTAATGGGAACTTTAAATCCCCTCAAAATAGGAGGATTATAAGTAATAAGTTTTCTTTATTATAATTTGAAAGTCGCATTTATTTCTTCATCCAACATCCAAAAAAAGTTTTGCGTACCAAATCGATTCGAACCCATAATTGCGGTGGAAGATTGGGTAGAACAATGTCAAACCCATAGGCAAACCAAACAATGAAGTTGCTAAGCCGATGGTTAAAATGTTAATTAGGTAGTCCACTAGCGCTTCAACAATAGTGTTCAACCGAGTTACAGTGCCGTCGCTATCTGGTACACAACGTCTGGTTGTCTACGGCGTTTTTGGAGGCAATCAGTTGTTCACGCCGTTTCTCAAATTTCTTCATACCGATCCCATATTTGGAGCGAAACCCACCTTCTTGAGTCCCAGGTATGTCGTTTTTGCCAAAGTTTAACAAAAAGTATGGAACGTAGGCCACATCCAGTGTGCTGAAAATCCCACTTCAGATAACAGTAGTACCACGCCCGGCCAAGTTTCTACTGTTATCTGACATGGGATTTTTGAGTTTCATTTTCCAACAATTCAGTTAAAGAGAATGCCATTCTCTAAAGCTAGCCACAGTTTTCAGTTTCAGTTTGATTTTAATACAATGCAGGAGAACGAAAACTGTGATGGGAAGAGAGAATTCCATGACAGTAATGTAGGTCAATAACATAATTCTTGTATGCGATTCAACACTTACAAACCAATACAAATCATTCATGTAAGCAACATTGAATAGTTTAATATTTGCCCTTCCTTTCAAACTTGCTCTCTTTCTCTAGCCTGCTTCTTTGCCTTCCTCCTTTGCTTTACTTTGTTCTGATTACTGCAAGCAGGTGGCTCATCTCCTGAACAAATGCAGCCTCACGTTAATTTTTGGAgctgtttgataaccatttcctTTTCGGtttcaaaaatttgaaaactgaaaacaaaatggGTATTAATGCCCTTCAGTTTGTtacataaattatcaaaagaAATATGTCAACTTTCTAACCCGGTTCCTCGGTGACAGCAGCGCCAGGTTTCTCAGAGGCATTACGTCGAACACCTTGTGCTTCATTGTCACATTGATCGGTTGCTGAAGGTAATAGAGGCCCAATAATTTCCCTACGGCGAGAAGCATCTTCCTTGAGCTTCTTTTTACGCAGTCTCTTCCTCTGAGCCCTTGTAAGTCTCTGAGCCTCACTTTCGTCATTGCCGTCGTCTTCGCTGCTCGTTGCTGAAGACCCACTTTCCCCTAAGCCGTCTGCTTCAAAGTCCTCGCCTAAAATGCTCAACGGCACGTTTCCAGGCTCATCTTTTGGCTGTAAAAATAATCCATGTATAAAAAGTTGCAGAAAAACTGTaaaatcagagagagagagagagaaagagagagtactGGAGGTGATGGAGGAGGATGGAGCATGTTGAGGACGGCCTCATGCAGCTTGCGTCGTTTCTCCTCCCTGAGCATTTTTATGGAATAAGACCATCTCCAccaaaggaaatgtcaaattataaaaatcaaattacaattgaTGGCTGATATGACAATATGAAGCCTTATGTCAAATTTGGTAATTCTCCGACTtgtcaaatgttattttattatttaaataaagctttaaatgattgtaattattaaaaaaatgttgaaataaaatttttattggttgaaatgttagtggaataagggatccactattaaaatgaattaaaaataaatttgacatcaaatcACTAAGCTTCCAAATCCAGTAAACAAATAACACTTCGGTTGGAGAGacttttgatgtcaaatatgcacAGTGACATTCTACCTAAGATTTTGATATCTCCTTTGAAAACgctaaaaaaaaacccaattggTTCAATTCGATGCTTCATTTACATGTTATTTAACTCAAGCTTTGTGTTTGAAGAAGAAAGTTAGCTAACTTAAGCTTTTGAGTATGAAGAAGAAAGTTTGCCTGCCACTCTTTTTTTATTCACAAGTTATTGTTGACACTAATTTACGGGAGCAACTTacttagtttttataaaatgtaGTGCAAAAAAATGTACACATTCAGTCATATCAGTAGCTCAGAATACCAAAAATGACAGTGCAGTCGTCCTAATTTTCAAAGAAGAGATTAAAATTTGAGTGCAATTTTAGTGCAAGAAGCGAACACAGTATCCTGACTAACTGATATCATCAACGTCTACTTTAGTCGTTTACTTTAGTGGTATAACATTGCTTTGCAAATTTGTAATTGCAGCTTTCAATTAAGAAGATTTTTAACATCTAAAACAAATTGAAGTTACATCCACATCCAATACTATTTATGTCCATAGAGTTgtatatttacaaatttattgaACACCATTCCTTATTCAAATGAGTCAATTGTtctaaactaaaccaaaaaccaatcaaGCATTAAACAAACACACAATGATTTTAGAGTTCCTCCAACAGAGGAGTACTTCTCTAACAACGCAAACTTTATTGATTACCAACGAATACAAGAGAATTCACAAACACAAAGTGTTCTCAAGTACACAAACTTATGCCTCTCACAACTTTCACACTCAAAACTCTATCCCACATCcatctatttatactaatagatGTCACAGGCTTACACAAAGTCCCTagaatataggaaaccaaatcctatactaaaaccaaatcccaaaccaactaggaaacacaaatccaaatatCTTGCGTCCAAGATATCCTAATCTTTGTTTGATTCTTATTTTAGTTTAGGCATGTTGATTTAATGCCAAATCCAACAATCTTCACCTTGGCATGAAATCTATAACGAGGCATCAAACAACTTCCGTTGCTCCACCATAGTACAAGATCAAACTTGCTTCAACTGCACCAAATCTAAGCAGTGCTCGAACTTAGCTGCATTAACCACCTTTGTCAACATATCAGCTGGATTATCTTCTGTAGTAACCTTTTTTAGACGAGTTTCACCTTCAGCTACCACTTCATTCACAAAATGATATCGTATATTAATGTGCTTATTCCTAGCATGATGTACCTGATATCtggccaaataaatggcacctTGGCTGCCACAATATACATCCAACTTGTGTTGTTCTACACCCAAATCTCCTAACAACCCCAGAGTCCACATTGCTTCTTTGATAGCTTCAACGATCGCCATGTATTTTGCTTCTGTGGTTGATAGTGCCACCGTTGGTTGTAATATTAATCTCCAGCATATAGGACCTTtgccatagtaaacacatacccagtcaTCAATCTTCTCTTGTCTAAGTCTCCAGCAAAGTCTGAGTCCACATATCCAACTAAGAACCTATCAATTTCTTCATCACATCTTTCAAAACAAATTCCTTTGTCCCTCGTTCC of the Pyrus communis chromosome 1, drPyrComm1.1, whole genome shotgun sequence genome contains:
- the LOC137728671 gene encoding uncharacterized protein, whose amino-acid sequence is MLREEKRRKLHEAVLNMLHPPPSPPPKDEPGNVPLSILGEDFEADGLGESGSSATSSEDDGNDESEAQRLTRAQRKRLRKKKLKEDASRRREIIGPLLPSATDQCDNEAQGVRRNASEKPGAAVTEEPGDEPPACSNQNKVKQRRKAKKQAREREQV